From a single Anaerolineales bacterium genomic region:
- a CDS encoding Eco57I restriction-modification methylase domain-containing protein yields MPAPDIIKQLVERFEQHHTAYRAGRYNETQLRREFLDPFFEALGWDVFNKLGYSEDHKHVIHEDSLEIEGVKKAPDYAFKVGRERKFFVEAKKPSVKIETNPEVAFQLRRYVWSAKLPLGILTDFEEFAVYECRSKPQVSDSVKTGRVMLFKYTDYIEKWDEIAAIFSHEAVMKGQFDQFANSTAKKKGTAEVDSAFLDEIEGWREALAKNVALRNRDKVRSEADLNYAVQMTIDRVIFLRICEDRGFESENQLQELAKRENIYEGLKSLFEKADRRYNSGLFHFKDETGRGRADTFTTSLEIDDKVLKDVIRDLYYPSPYVFSQIPADILGQIYEQFLGKVIRLTAGGSAKVEEKPEVRKAGGVFYTPTFIVDYIVGNTLGKLLEGKTPEQAAKLRIVDPACGSGTFLLGAYQYLLDWHLDWYLNNDPEKWAKGKNPALVSLPQLRSSIGAGQGGGWKLSVAKKKEILLNNLYGVDIDPQAVEVTKLSLLLKVIEDPGQLTFLDERILPDLGRNIQCGNSLIGPDYWEGQLLVSDEDRVRVNAFDWQAAFPGVFAQGGFDAVVGNPPYIRIQAMREWASEQVEYYAKKYKAASKGNYDIYVVFVEKALSLLNTKGRLGFILPHKFFNAKYGEPLRGIIAKGKHLSKVVHFGDQQVFKGATTYTCLMFLNKQASAEFEFTKVSNLEDWRNQQTSEVSDIVPVGGTSEVSGMINASRVTESEWNFTVGKGAGLFTKLSEMPVKLGDIAYIFVGLQTSADTVFLFKDTQLTNSSAINVYSKELDQNVEIETGLLKPVIRSGEIGRYWASPSALVLFPYETKNSKSKLKTESDIQKEYPKTWDYLLTNKKILSEREHGKFKDIGWYQLYPKNLDTWEQPKIMLPYMITRLSAFYDESNHYFVNVTTGGFGVTIDEKFGTQKYITGLLNSKLLDWFMKHVSTSFHGGYFAANKQFLVQLPIRPINFSDPADKARHDKMVTLVERMLALHKSLASAHNPHEADRLTREVESTDREIDRLVYELYGLTEEEIKIVEG; encoded by the coding sequence ATGCCCGCCCCTGACATCATCAAACAATTGGTCGAACGGTTTGAACAGCATCACACCGCGTATCGTGCGGGGAGGTATAACGAGACGCAGTTGCGGCGCGAGTTTTTAGACCCGTTCTTTGAAGCATTGGGCTGGGATGTGTTCAACAAACTCGGCTATTCCGAAGACCACAAGCACGTCATCCACGAGGATTCGCTGGAGATCGAAGGCGTGAAGAAAGCGCCCGACTACGCCTTCAAGGTGGGACGCGAACGCAAGTTCTTCGTGGAGGCAAAGAAACCATCCGTCAAGATCGAGACCAATCCCGAAGTCGCCTTCCAGTTGCGGAGGTACGTCTGGTCGGCGAAACTGCCGCTGGGCATTCTCACGGACTTCGAGGAGTTTGCGGTGTATGAGTGCCGCAGCAAGCCGCAGGTGAGCGACTCGGTCAAGACCGGGCGTGTCATGCTGTTCAAATACACCGACTACATCGAAAAATGGGACGAGATCGCCGCCATCTTTTCGCATGAAGCGGTCATGAAGGGGCAGTTCGACCAGTTCGCCAACAGCACGGCGAAGAAGAAAGGCACAGCCGAAGTGGATTCGGCGTTCCTGGATGAGATCGAGGGCTGGCGCGAGGCGTTGGCGAAAAATGTCGCTTTGCGGAACAGGGACAAGGTGCGGAGCGAAGCGGATTTGAATTACGCCGTCCAGATGACGATCGACCGGGTCATCTTCCTGCGCATTTGCGAAGACCGGGGCTTTGAATCCGAAAATCAATTGCAGGAACTGGCGAAGCGCGAGAATATCTATGAAGGCTTGAAGAGCCTTTTTGAAAAAGCGGACCGGCGCTATAACTCCGGGTTGTTCCACTTCAAGGACGAAACGGGGCGCGGACGTGCCGACACGTTCACCACGAGTTTGGAGATCGACGACAAGGTATTGAAGGACGTCATCCGTGACCTGTATTATCCGTCGCCGTATGTGTTCTCGCAGATCCCCGCCGACATTCTGGGGCAGATCTACGAGCAGTTTTTGGGCAAGGTCATCCGGTTGACGGCGGGCGGCAGCGCCAAGGTGGAGGAAAAACCCGAGGTGCGCAAGGCGGGCGGCGTGTTCTACACGCCAACCTTTATCGTGGACTATATCGTGGGCAATACGTTGGGGAAACTGCTGGAGGGCAAGACGCCGGAGCAGGCGGCAAAACTTAGGATCGTTGACCCCGCGTGTGGTTCGGGCACGTTCCTTTTGGGCGCGTATCAATATTTGCTCGACTGGCATTTGGACTGGTATTTGAACAACGACCCTGAAAAATGGGCAAAGGGGAAGAACCCCGCGCTGGTTTCCCTCCCCCAATTACGCTCTTCCATTGGGGCAGGGCAGGGTGGGGGCTGGAAGTTGAGCGTGGCGAAGAAGAAGGAAATTTTGCTCAACAACCTCTACGGCGTGGACATCGACCCGCAAGCCGTGGAGGTGACCAAACTCTCCCTGCTCCTCAAGGTGATCGAAGACCCCGGGCAGTTGACCTTTCTCGACGAGCGCATCCTGCCGGACTTGGGCAGGAACATTCAATGCGGCAACTCGTTGATCGGACCCGATTACTGGGAGGGGCAATTGCTGGTGAGCGACGAAGACCGCGTCCGCGTCAACGCCTTTGACTGGCAGGCGGCGTTCCCGGGGGTCTTCGCGCAAGGTGGGTTCGATGCGGTGGTGGGTAATCCACCGTATATTCGGATTCAAGCCATGCGGGAATGGGCATCGGAACAGGTGGAGTATTACGCGAAGAAATACAAAGCCGCCAGCAAGGGCAATTACGATATTTATGTGGTCTTTGTCGAGAAGGCTTTGAGCCTTTTAAACACAAAAGGACGATTAGGGTTCATCCTGCCGCACAAGTTCTTCAACGCAAAATATGGTGAACCTTTGCGGGGCATTATCGCAAAGGGCAAGCACTTATCGAAGGTTGTTCACTTTGGCGACCAGCAGGTTTTTAAAGGGGCGACGACGTACACCTGCCTGATGTTCTTGAACAAACAAGCCAGCGCTGAATTTGAATTCACGAAAGTCAGTAACCTTGAAGATTGGCGCAACCAACAGACTTCCGAAGTCTCGGACATTGTCCCCGTAGGGGGGACTTCGGAAGTCTCAGGCATGATTAACGCCAGCCGTGTGACAGAAAGTGAATGGAATTTTACAGTTGGCAAAGGCGCAGGTCTCTTTACAAAGTTAAGTGAAATGCCTGTAAAACTTGGCGATATTGCCTACATTTTTGTGGGATTGCAGACAAGTGCCGACACAGTGTTTCTGTTCAAGGATACTCAACTAACAAATTCATCCGCAATAAATGTTTATTCAAAAGAACTTGACCAAAATGTAGAGATTGAAACAGGCTTACTAAAACCTGTTATAAGAAGCGGGGAAATCGGAAGATATTGGGCAAGTCCATCTGCCCTCGTATTGTTTCCATACGAAACTAAAAACTCAAAATCAAAACTAAAAACAGAAAGTGATATACAAAAAGAATACCCCAAGACTTGGGACTATCTTTTAACCAACAAGAAAATTCTATCAGAGCGTGAGCATGGAAAATTCAAGGATATTGGATGGTATCAACTTTATCCTAAGAACCTTGACACGTGGGAGCAACCAAAGATTATGCTTCCCTACATGATTACCCGCTTGTCTGCGTTTTATGATGAGAGCAATCACTATTTCGTAAATGTAACGACCGGAGGATTTGGCGTTACTATTGACGAAAAGTTCGGGACGCAAAAATACATTACGGGTCTCCTGAACAGCAAGTTACTTGATTGGTTTATGAAACATGTAAGCACATCGTTTCATGGTGGCTATTTTGCGGCAAATAAACAATTTTTAGTTCAACTTCCTATTCGCCCGATCAACTTCTCCGACCCTGCCGATAAAGCGCGGCACGACAAAATGGTGACGCTGGTCGAGCGCATGTTGGCGTTGCACAAGAGTCTCGCATCCGCGCATAACCCGCACGAGGCAGATCGCCTCACGCGGGAGGTGGAGAGCACCGATAGGGAGATTGATCGTCTCGTGTATGAATTGTACGGTCTGACCGAAGAAGAGATCAAGATCGTGGAAGGTTAA
- a CDS encoding FRG domain-containing protein, with protein sequence MEEHNLNSWAEFKEVVDQLRKDYGYFEHNNRILFRGQPNLPLKTTLERKNPFNLTQFNYLLLAMKSVDEVESYTGKEWGVPDYLILKDEIDKMQKQTWHEVHFPRSIYSYLIYLRHHGYPSPLLDWTTSPYIAAYFAMCDSPREKSKLLNGECEMVQDDKVAIYAYIEYLTNIKSLDNPVITVLRPYINTHRRHFSQKAWYTVASRWSEESAIHTYCSHHEVFDSARKSYDVDQDLLLKITIPTSDRKQALKELDTDYNINNFTLFQTEDALIKTIGMREFDHE encoded by the coding sequence ATGGAAGAACACAATTTAAATAGCTGGGCTGAGTTCAAAGAAGTTGTCGACCAACTAAGAAAAGATTATGGATACTTTGAACACAATAACAGAATTTTGTTTCGTGGACAACCAAATTTGCCACTGAAAACAACATTGGAAAGAAAAAATCCATTCAACTTAACACAATTCAATTATCTTCTTCTTGCAATGAAGTCAGTTGATGAAGTCGAATCTTATACTGGTAAAGAATGGGGTGTACCAGACTATTTAATTTTGAAAGATGAAATTGACAAGATGCAAAAACAAACATGGCATGAAGTTCATTTTCCTCGCTCAATCTATTCTTATTTGATATACCTCCGCCACCATGGATATCCTTCTCCACTGTTAGACTGGACGACATCTCCCTATATCGCAGCCTACTTTGCAATGTGCGATTCACCCAGAGAGAAAAGCAAACTTTTGAATGGCGAATGCGAAATGGTTCAAGATGACAAGGTGGCCATATATGCTTACATTGAGTATTTGACCAACATTAAATCTCTTGACAATCCAGTAATTACGGTTTTGAGACCATATATTAATACACACAGGAGACATTTTTCCCAAAAAGCTTGGTATACCGTTGCCTCAAGATGGTCAGAAGAATCTGCAATACATACTTATTGTTCTCACCACGAAGTCTTTGACAGCGCCAGAAAAAGCTATGATGTTGATCAGGACTTGCTTCTCAAAATCACTATTCCAACATCCGACAGAAAACAAGCATTAAAGGAACTGGATACCGACTACAACATTAATAATTTCACATTATTTCAAACAGAAGACGCATTGATCAAAACAATTGGTATGAGAGAGTTTGATCACGAGTAA
- a CDS encoding endonuclease domain-containing protein yields MPRPPRSNSKTRTRAIELRKELTPAERKLWAHLRNDRMGVTFRRQHAIANYIPDFVCIQKKLIIELDGSQHLEQEEYDAERTKFLETQGYKVIRFWNNDVMNRIDSVLAVIWDVVNDGNEQSTVPTRVFGEEYDR; encoded by the coding sequence ATGCCGCGCCCGCCCAGAAGCAACTCAAAAACCAGAACCCGCGCCATCGAACTCCGCAAAGAACTCACTCCCGCCGAACGCAAACTCTGGGCGCACCTCCGCAACGACCGAATGGGCGTCACCTTCAGGCGTCAGCACGCCATCGCCAACTACATCCCCGACTTCGTCTGCATCCAAAAGAAACTCATCATCGAACTGGATGGCAGTCAACACTTGGAACAAGAAGAATATGATGCGGAAAGAACGAAGTTTTTGGAAACGCAGGGCTACAAAGTGATCCGCTTTTGGAATAACGATGTCATGAACCGCATTGATTCTGTTTTGGCGGTCATCTGGGACGTGGTGAACGATGGGAATGAGCAAAGTACCGTGCCCACAAGGGTATTTGGGGAAGAATATGACAGATAG
- a CDS encoding ring-cleaving dioxygenase, producing MEPIKGLHHVTAVARDPQRNVDFYRNVLGQRLVKRTVNFDSPDTYHFYFADETGTPGSVLTFFAWGRTGLGVRGNGETNAVAYNVPVGSLAFWEERLKQNGITPEPVRTRFGQNLLAFADPDGMGVELVEVDALPAIQHWEDGPVPRSYALHAFHSVTLWLDEVEPTAELLTGKMGYRFAGVENDRHRFVSDASAPGHIVDILHRPGRMQAGFGAGSIHHIAFRVPDDDAQVQYQTSLSAAGFRVSPVMDRSYFHSIYFREQGGVLFEIATDTPGFLRDETKAELGEALKLPEWQEVNRAGIEASLAPITLKPVEKAGVA from the coding sequence ATGGAACCGATCAAAGGATTACATCACGTCACGGCAGTGGCGCGCGACCCGCAGCGGAATGTGGATTTTTATCGGAATGTGCTCGGTCAACGCCTGGTCAAGCGGACGGTCAATTTCGACTCGCCCGACACCTACCATTTCTATTTCGCCGATGAGACCGGCACTCCCGGCAGTGTGCTGACCTTCTTCGCCTGGGGACGCACGGGACTCGGCGTGCGCGGCAACGGCGAGACGAACGCCGTCGCCTACAATGTGCCCGTCGGCTCGCTGGCATTTTGGGAGGAACGCCTGAAGCAGAACGGCATCACCCCCGAACCCGTCAGGACGCGTTTTGGACAGAACCTGCTCGCATTTGCCGACCCGGACGGCATGGGCGTGGAATTGGTCGAGGTGGATGCGCTCCCAGCCATCCAGCACTGGGAGGACGGTCCCGTGCCGCGCTCCTACGCCCTGCACGCTTTCCACAGCGTTACCTTATGGCTGGACGAAGTGGAGCCGACCGCCGAATTACTCACCGGAAAAATGGGCTATCGCTTTGCGGGCGTGGAGAACGACCGCCATCGCTTTGTGAGCGACGCGTCTGCGCCCGGTCATATCGTGGATATCCTCCACCGCCCCGGCAGGATGCAAGCCGGCTTTGGGGCAGGCTCGATCCATCACATCGCCTTCCGCGTACCGGATGATGACGCGCAGGTGCAGTATCAAACTTCGTTGAGCGCCGCGGGCTTCCGCGTCTCGCCCGTCATGGACCGCAGTTACTTCCACTCGATCTATTTCCGCGAGCAGGGCGGCGTGCTGTTCGAGATTGCCACAGATACGCCGGGCTTCCTGCGCGATGAAACAAAAGCGGAACTCGGCGAAGCCCTGAAACTGCCCGAGTGGCAGGAGGTCAACCGCGCCGGGATCGAAGCCAGCCTCGCGCCGATCACCCTCAAACCTGTCGAAAAGGCGGGCGTGGCATGA
- a CDS encoding right-handed parallel beta-helix repeat-containing protein: protein MRVRWLSILALFALLAGATSPAVAESNRIRNASFTQLSFVANIETVGVVLSGSSLPRNAEMMYRRAGETNWRTGHPLVRIKDGRLVGSLFGLAPSTAYEVKVSDGTEEILGSVTTQPDELQFTPTSVIHVNTAALPGGDGSAAAPFQTIQEGVNRAGPGAQVLVADGVYRENVTFPASGTAGNWIQVKAQGGGAVLDGSEILAKDVWNPYEGRSRVWYAKIGPEIRYLARDQKRFYNYDDLPGLMNSRGHGGVEMREGWFYEASTSRLYIRSINDPSASTWNVPRLNHAFNVDGRDWIWIEGFEMRYYGASASGCGVCTVNASHVVIRKNRIHNMQLGVYVNWTGGEDRGNDTRIEYNEIYDPPVNEWAWKAVKGSSMEGTAIVLRGHVGAIVRNNDIRQYFNGIYTGSSAALQNPAVAFDADIYNNRIRLVSDDGLEPEGACVNHRFRNNTVDSMLVGISLAPVTYGPVWVMRSTFTNFSGTSIKWDFNSDGHALIYHNTSWTNVSGLNAMSMLRPAHNVTMRNNVFQGNGYAFEEPFSGSTGQDWDYNNWYTTRASPHFKWENVNYATIADLCRGARLECNGHENPPVLNNPLGGNFTLSPGSPNIDRGVRIPGINDDFSGSAPDIGAFETAFGVPPTDTPPPASATPPAPASTVTPVPTLTPPVVLGIQRADASPTSADVVRFTVSFSKPVRGVDAADFGLAVSGVSEAAVTDVTGMDGLYMVTVRTGKGSGTIRLDVVDNDSIADTSGVPLGGVGLGNGNFTGGEAYTIDRSIPAVLTAVFFSNGKNDGWVLESQETSNRGGSMNASAQTFRLGDDGRNSQYRVLLDFSTGSLPDNAVVKQVILMIQLQGVTGTNPFDTHGYIWIDIRQGAFGSIGPIAIGALQNSDFQAPASAYSVGRIENNPVGNWYWSLLDAKAFPYINLKGPTQFRLGFLLDDNNNKKEDFLSFFSGDFTGTIDRPTLLVEYYVP, encoded by the coding sequence ATGAGAGTACGATGGCTGTCCATCCTTGCTCTATTCGCCCTGCTGGCGGGAGCGACATCCCCGGCTGTTGCTGAATCAAACAGGATACGGAACGCCTCTTTTACGCAGTTGAGCTTTGTCGCCAACATCGAGACGGTCGGTGTGGTCCTGAGCGGATCGAGCCTGCCGAGAAACGCGGAGATGATGTATCGCCGCGCCGGTGAAACGAACTGGCGGACGGGTCATCCGCTGGTGCGCATCAAGGACGGTCGGCTGGTGGGAAGTTTATTCGGGCTTGCTCCGTCCACGGCGTATGAGGTCAAGGTTTCAGACGGCACGGAAGAGATACTCGGTTCCGTCACAACCCAGCCGGACGAATTGCAGTTCACACCGACCAGCGTGATCCATGTCAATACCGCGGCACTGCCCGGCGGGGATGGTTCCGCTGCGGCTCCGTTTCAGACGATACAGGAGGGTGTAAACCGCGCAGGTCCCGGTGCGCAGGTCTTGGTCGCGGATGGGGTGTATCGGGAGAATGTCACCTTTCCAGCCTCGGGTACTGCCGGGAACTGGATACAGGTGAAGGCGCAGGGTGGAGGCGCAGTACTCGACGGGTCGGAGATCCTTGCGAAAGATGTCTGGAATCCATATGAAGGACGGTCGCGGGTATGGTACGCGAAGATAGGACCGGAGATCCGCTATCTGGCTCGCGATCAGAAACGTTTCTACAATTACGACGACCTGCCCGGGTTGATGAACTCGCGCGGACATGGCGGCGTGGAGATGAGGGAGGGCTGGTTCTATGAGGCGAGCACATCACGGCTTTACATCCGCAGCATAAACGACCCGTCCGCTTCCACCTGGAATGTGCCGCGCCTTAATCATGCCTTCAACGTGGACGGGCGCGATTGGATCTGGATCGAAGGGTTTGAAATGCGTTATTACGGCGCGAGCGCCAGCGGATGCGGGGTGTGTACGGTGAACGCATCGCACGTTGTTATTCGTAAGAACCGCATCCACAATATGCAGCTTGGCGTGTACGTCAACTGGACGGGCGGGGAAGACCGTGGGAACGACACGCGCATCGAATACAACGAGATCTACGACCCGCCGGTCAATGAGTGGGCGTGGAAGGCGGTCAAAGGCTCTTCGATGGAAGGGACTGCCATCGTCCTGCGCGGACATGTCGGCGCGATCGTGCGCAACAACGACATCCGCCAGTATTTCAATGGGATTTATACCGGCTCATCCGCTGCGCTGCAAAATCCAGCCGTCGCGTTCGATGCCGATATCTATAACAACCGCATCCGCCTCGTCAGTGACGACGGCTTGGAGCCTGAAGGCGCGTGTGTAAATCACCGCTTCAGGAACAATACGGTCGATTCGATGCTGGTCGGCATTTCGCTGGCTCCCGTCACATACGGACCGGTCTGGGTGATGCGTTCGACCTTCACGAATTTCAGCGGTACCAGCATCAAATGGGATTTCAACTCCGATGGGCATGCCTTGATCTATCACAACACCAGTTGGACGAACGTCAGCGGGCTGAACGCCATGAGCATGCTCCGCCCGGCGCACAATGTGACGATGCGCAACAACGTCTTTCAGGGCAACGGCTACGCGTTTGAAGAGCCGTTCAGCGGCTCGACGGGACAGGATTGGGATTACAACAACTGGTACACCACGCGCGCAAGTCCGCATTTCAAGTGGGAGAACGTCAACTACGCCACCATCGCGGACCTGTGCCGCGGCGCGCGGCTTGAATGTAACGGGCATGAAAATCCGCCGGTGCTGAACAATCCGCTGGGCGGGAATTTCACGCTCTCGCCGGGCAGTCCCAACATTGATCGCGGGGTTCGCATTCCCGGCATCAATGACGATTTTTCAGGAAGCGCTCCGGACATTGGCGCGTTCGAGACGGCGTTTGGCGTGCCGCCTACGGATACGCCTCCGCCCGCCTCAGCAACTCCGCCCGCGCCTGCTTCAACAGTGACGCCTGTCCCTACGCTGACGCCGCCGGTCGTCCTAGGCATCCAGCGCGCGGACGCCAGCCCCACTTCCGCCGATGTTGTGCGCTTCACCGTGAGTTTTTCGAAACCGGTCCGCGGAGTGGATGCAGCTGATTTCGGGCTGGCAGTTTCCGGCGTGAGCGAGGCGGCTGTCACTGATGTCACCGGCATGGACGGTTTGTACATGGTGACGGTCAGAACCGGGAAGGGCAGCGGGACGATCCGTTTGGATGTGGTTGATAATGATTCCATTGCCGATACGTCGGGAGTTCCGCTCGGAGGCGTTGGGCTGGGAAATGGAAATTTCACAGGCGGGGAGGCATACACGATCGATCGCAGCATCCCTGCGGTTTTGACCGCGGTCTTCTTTTCGAATGGAAAGAACGATGGCTGGGTGCTCGAGTCGCAGGAGACCAGCAATCGCGGCGGCTCGATGAATGCCAGTGCGCAGACGTTTCGGCTGGGGGATGACGGCAGGAACAGTCAATACCGCGTTTTATTGGATTTCTCCACAGGGTCACTGCCGGATAATGCGGTGGTCAAGCAGGTTATTTTGATGATCCAGCTTCAGGGTGTGACCGGGACGAATCCGTTTGATACGCATGGCTATATTTGGATCGATATCCGTCAGGGCGCGTTTGGGAGTATTGGTCCGATTGCAATCGGCGCATTACAGAATTCGGATTTTCAAGCGCCTGCCAGCGCCTACTCGGTGGGAAGAATCGAGAACAACCCGGTCGGCAATTGGTACTGGTCGTTGCTGGATGCAAAAGCGTTTCCATATATAAACCTCAAAGGTCCAACGCAATTCCGACTCGGTTTTTTGCTGGATGATAACAACAACAAGAAGGAAGATTTCCTCTCCTTCTTTAGCGGGGATTTCACGGGGACGATAGACCGCCCCACTTTGCTGGTGGAATATTACGTGCCGTAG
- the speE gene encoding polyamine aminopropyltransferase, which produces MSIWFTEELHPYYRKGIRIKRILADERTQYQHLQVVETEFFGNAMILDGIIQLTERDNMGYHEMIVHVPMLAVGEPKRVLIVGGGDGGSLQQVLRYPSVQEAVVCELDQRVVDLSREHFSASFGDPWADPRAKLLVRDAFGYLEENPGQFDVIISDTTDPIGMAERLFSDEFYKLMVRALAPGGAAATQCEQPFFDTELIKTIYRSAKALTRNPAYYYANIPTYPGGGIGFMYVSDTPWANGLKTSYPPGENKYLNLDIHKAAFALPEFFRKELYG; this is translated from the coding sequence ATGAGCATCTGGTTCACGGAAGAGTTACATCCCTACTACCGCAAAGGCATCCGCATCAAACGCATCCTTGCCGACGAGCGAACGCAATACCAGCATTTGCAGGTTGTCGAAACCGAGTTCTTCGGCAACGCAATGATCCTCGACGGCATCATCCAGCTCACCGAACGCGATAACATGGGCTATCACGAAATGATCGTGCATGTGCCCATGCTGGCGGTGGGGGAGCCCAAACGCGTGCTGATCGTCGGCGGCGGGGATGGCGGCTCGCTCCAGCAGGTGCTGCGCTACCCATCCGTGCAGGAGGCGGTCGTCTGTGAATTGGACCAGCGCGTCGTGGACCTTTCCCGCGAGCATTTCTCCGCCTCCTTCGGCGACCCGTGGGCGGACCCGCGCGCCAAACTTCTCGTCCGGGACGCCTTCGGCTACCTCGAAGAGAACCCCGGTCAGTTCGATGTCATCATCTCCGACACCACCGACCCCATCGGCATGGCGGAGCGTCTCTTCTCAGATGAATTCTATAAACTGATGGTGCGCGCCCTCGCCCCCGGCGGCGCGGCGGCAACCCAATGCGAACAGCCCTTCTTTGACACGGAATTGATCAAAACCATCTACCGCTCTGCCAAAGCGTTGACCAGAAATCCCGCCTATTACTATGCCAACATTCCCACCTACCCCGGCGGCGGCATCGGCTTTATGTACGTCTCCGACACGCCCTGGGCGAATGGATTGAAGACATCCTATCCGCCCGGCGAAAATAAATATCTCAATCTCGATATTCACAAGGCGGCATTCGCCCTGCCCGAATTTTTCAGGAAAGAGTTATACGGGTGA
- a CDS encoding restriction endonuclease: MFDINIYTFLFCILPLIIALTPLYISISNVYSKTKEEQRKIDADKEKAELKIQKEMDKLKAIEEKEARVAYTESRIQETAQLNQNTANLISDLENILPSALAEIQGISFESLYRSNNFRDLELPAELDAPLILMDWDEYSSKIQKPSFLEKIIPGWEERYQRKLEALHASYAAYKDRYKHDVEERGEKISAFVQEHESEKADFNLMVQRHNQRVEEFENAYVNGVSDAIEKYCSLVLENSIYPDGFPKNFKVAYVSEPRELVVEYELPAQKIVPAVAEYKYVKSRDAIDAKNRKPQEIKMLYQEVLSSICLRTIYELFDADKRDYLDVVVFNGFVKSIDPAVGKEIQPYLISVRAIKSEFAEINLDKIDRQACLRRLGAQVSPQPDELLAVKPIVQFDMVDKRFVDETDIISGLDTRQNLMDLNPFEFENLVNNLFSKMGFEAKLTRSSRDGGIDVVAFDPRPILGGKVVIQAKRYKNVVGVSAVRDLYGSMINEGAGKGILVTTSHYGVDAYSFANDKPIELIDGRGLLYLLNQNGYKAKIIFPQD; encoded by the coding sequence ATGTTTGATATTAATATTTACACTTTCCTTTTTTGTATCCTTCCGTTAATTATTGCTTTGACACCGCTTTATATCTCCATTTCTAATGTGTACTCAAAAACAAAAGAAGAACAACGGAAAATTGATGCGGATAAAGAAAAAGCAGAATTAAAAATACAAAAAGAAATGGATAAATTAAAAGCCATTGAAGAAAAGGAAGCGAGGGTAGCTTACACTGAAAGTCGAATACAGGAAACTGCTCAATTAAATCAGAACACTGCAAATTTAATTTCTGACCTTGAAAATATTCTGCCTTCTGCCTTAGCGGAAATACAAGGTATTTCATTTGAGAGTTTATATCGCAGTAACAATTTTCGAGATTTGGAACTTCCTGCTGAACTAGATGCGCCTTTAATTTTGATGGATTGGGATGAATATTCTTCAAAAATCCAAAAGCCCTCTTTTCTTGAAAAAATTATTCCTGGGTGGGAAGAGCGATATCAAAGGAAATTGGAGGCATTGCACGCATCGTATGCCGCTTATAAAGATAGATATAAACATGATGTTGAAGAACGGGGTGAAAAAATTTCTGCTTTTGTTCAAGAGCACGAAAGTGAAAAAGCGGATTTTAATCTGATGGTTCAACGCCATAATCAGAGAGTGGAAGAGTTCGAAAATGCTTATGTGAATGGCGTTTCTGATGCCATTGAAAAATATTGTTCACTGGTACTTGAAAATTCTATTTACCCTGATGGTTTCCCAAAAAACTTCAAAGTCGCCTACGTTTCAGAGCCAAGAGAACTCGTGGTCGAATATGAACTGCCTGCACAAAAAATAGTGCCAGCAGTTGCCGAATATAAATATGTTAAATCTCGAGATGCTATTGACGCTAAAAACAGGAAGCCACAAGAAATCAAGATGCTTTATCAAGAAGTTTTGTCTTCAATCTGCTTACGTACTATTTATGAATTATTTGATGCGGACAAAAGGGATTATTTGGATGTCGTGGTTTTTAATGGGTTTGTCAAGTCGATAGACCCTGCTGTTGGGAAAGAGATTCAACCTTATCTTATTTCGGTTCGTGCTATTAAGAGCGAATTTGCAGAAATTAACCTTGATAAGATTGATAGGCAGGCTTGTCTGCGAAGATTGGGTGCCCAAGTTTCCCCACAACCCGATGAGTTATTAGCAGTAAAGCCAATAGTTCAGTTTGATATGGTTGATAAGAGGTTTGTTGACGAAACAGATATCATTTCTGGATTGGACACTCGTCAGAATCTTATGGATTTAAATCCGTTTGAATTTGAGAACCTTGTAAATAACCTGTTTTCTAAGATGGGATTTGAAGCGAAGTTGACTCGCTCGTCAAGGGATGGGGGCATTGATGTTGTGGCTTTTGATCCACGCCCAATTTTAGGCGGTAAAGTCGTGATTCAAGCCAAACGATATAAAAATGTCGTAGGAGTTTCAGCAGTAAGAGATCTGTACGGCTCGATGATTAATGAGGGAGCGGGCAAGGGTATTTTGGTGACAACGAGCCATTACGGCGTGGATGCATATAGTTTTGCCAACGATAAGCCGATTGAGTTAATTGATGGGCGTGGATTACTATACTTACTTAATCAGAATGGATACAAGGCAAAAATTATATTCCCACAAGATTGA